CATAGTAAACAGGTTCATCAATTTTTCACCGGGAAGCCATGATCAGGTATTTGTTTGTTTTTGTAATGTTAATCCACGGTTTGATACATTTGGCAGGATTTGCAGCAGCATTCGGTTTTAGTAGGATTGACCCTATTTCTAGTGAGATAACTCGCCCTGTCGGCGCCTTGTCGTTAATTGCTACTATATCATTAACCCTGACTACAGTTTTCTTTTTACTAAGAAATGAAAATTGGCTTTGGGCGGCAATTCTCTCCATATTGGTCTCTCAGACAGTAATATTAATGGCTTGGCAGGACGCAAGATTTGGAACAATTTTGAATATCATTATTGTCCTTGGCTTGTTAACAGATATTCTCACCAAAGAGATAAACGTCATTTTTCGAGACTAAAATATTAATTGATCCACAGCAACTTATAGTCACGAAGTCCGATACGCGCTTACTATTTAGCAATGCCCGAGCCGCCCTATAATATAATAGCGTTTTGGATATACCTGCCGTTTCTGACCACTTTCAAGAGCAGCCGCTGGCCTGGGTAGGAGCAGGCAATTACCTCGCTGAGCTCGGCCAACGATTCCACTGTTACCCCGGAAATACTGGTGATAATATCACCGCGGGCCAAACCAGCCTCGTCAGCTGCGCCTCCGTTTTCGATGCTGCCTATTAAAATACCTGCGACCACACTGGTTTTCAACTCAGCTGCCGTTTCCGCATCCATTTCAACCGCTGTCATGCCGAAACTGCCGCGTCGCACCTGGCCATAGTTGCGTAAATCAGCAGCGGTTTTTTTGACTACTTTAACCGGAATAGCAAATGAATAACCTGCGTATACGCCGTTAGGTGAGGCGATCGCTGTTACAATCCCGAGAAGTTTTCCGGATATATCCAGTAACGCACCCCCGCTATTGCCAATATTGACGACGCCATCAGTTTGAAGATAGGATTGCAGCGTCCATTGCTTTGAGCTATGCGCTATGTCGCGCGCTTTGTAGCTGATAATGCCCTGAGTTACAGTAGATGTAAAGTTTAGCGGATTGCCCACGATTAAAACAATGTCCCCCACAGCGGCGGAATCTGAATTGCCAAATTCGATGAAGGGAAGGTTTTTTGCCTCGATTTTAAGTAATGCCAGATCGGTTGCTTTGTCGGTGCCGACTACCGTCGCCGGATAACTGCGCCTGTCTGCAAGGATAACTTCAATACTTTTCGCAGTGTTGATGACATGATAATTAGTAACTATATATCCGTCCTCACTGATCAGCACACCCGATGCGCTGCCGGTATTGTCTTGACGGCCGTCACCAGAAGGCATCCTATAAGGACCGACATAGTCTTTATTGAAAAATTCATAGTAGAAATCGGGTACGGGCAGGGGTGCTACTTCTGGGAAGATAGACTTTACTTTTACGGTCGCCAATGTAGACATGCGCGCTGCGTGCCGGAAACTCAGGACGTTAGAAGAGCTCACCCCCGCGACAGTTTTTCGATGCCCGGATTTTTGTTGTGAAGCGAAAGGATCGCTTCTATTTTGGGCAATTTCCTGAGCGTTTCTTTGACACCCAGCCAGGATCATATAAAGTATTAATACAATTCCCAATCGACTGTATTCTAACCTGGGAAAGAGAAAATTCACCATCATAATTGTACACTTAAAATAGAGCGAAGGCTTTTTGAACATCTAGCGCGTTACCGAGTCTTTCCGGTAAGAACAGTATGGCTTGGCGACTTTTGTAGATAATAAAGTGCAAGGGCAGCGAATGCTGGCGCTGGAAAAGCAGCCCTCAATCCTAGTGGAAATAGCGCTATTAACAGCATCATTCCGCACCAGCAACCCAGAACGAAAATCAAGCCTTTGCGTGTCAATGCAATTGAGGCTAATCCCTGGCAACCAGCAATTATCCAGAGTATAGGTTTACCCAGATCTCCCAAGGCTTTGCCGAGAAAGAAGTGATAGGGCAGGGTGATGATTTCTGCTTCTTTGGCATAGAGCCAGGACATTTCCATAGCCTTTGATATATTGATCAGGCAACAAGCCGCAAAGAAAATTGAAAGCATTGCCCGACCAGCGCCAGGATGTTTTATTGTTGCCCAAAGCAAGATAAGGGCGGTAAGGTTGCTGCCAGTATAAATGGCCCAGAAAATAAGTGGTGCCAGTAGTGTGTCTTCCATGACTTTTGTAGTAGAAGTGTTTGTACTGATTTTAGCGGTTTGTGAAAATCGATTTCGAAAATGGCTTATTGGTCTGGTTTCAAATGATAGACCAGCAATGGCAAGTGCGTATCCAATACCAATTTTTTAGTTAGACTTGGATTGATCAAATGCTCTTCAAGAAATCCTCTTTCTCTTGAGGACACAATAATCAAATCCGCTTGCACCTGATCGCAGTACGCCTCGATTCCGTGTATTACCCTCTGGTTTTTCGTAACAACGATATCGTTATCGGCCAGGTTAAATTGTGCTTTGATCTCATCTATAAATTGACCATCAGGTTGAATATCTGGCTGTGTCCAGGCATCCACTTTTAAGAACGTCAACGTAGCGCCAAGCTGCTTTACCAAATCCGTTACCTGCGCAATAATCTCGTTCTCTTCGTATTCAAGTTGGGTGGCATAAATGATTTTCTCAAATGAAAACTTACTTGTTTGAGCAGGCACAATCAATACCGGGCAGGAGGCGTGCTTGGCTATGGAAGTGGTAGAACTTCCAACTAGTTTATCCATGAAACTTCCCTTTCCAGTCCTACCCATCACGATCAGGTCTGCTTGTGATTCTTTAGATTGACGTATGATCGCATCATGGATACCTTCGGCGCGCCAGATCGCCTCTGCAGTTAGTCCCTCTTTTTTGGCCTGCTCGCTGTGATCGTTTAACTGTTTTCTATACTGTTCTTCTAGCTGCTGGTAGATAGGCAAGGCATAAATCGTTTCTGGAATCGCGATGTCAGAAATGTAAGGTTGATACACATACATCAACAGGAGCTTTGCACCTGTTTTTGCTGCAATACCTTTTGCAACGGAAAGGGCCTTTTCTGAGGGACCCGAGAAATCAATGGGAACAAGGATCGTTTTCATAGCTGATTGATAAAATTCGTGACAGGATTTTTTTGCGATGTATTAAAAGTAGATGTTAGCGCTGGGTAGGATTATGACTTCGGTCACAAGTCAAAATGATAATACTCTGATAAGAAGTTTGATAAGATCTTTTCATCACACATATATCACATCCTTAAATGATCTGACTCATAGCCCTGTGTTTGCAGAAATAGTTGTTTTGTATTAAAAACCGAAAATAAAATGGAACTACAACTAAAAACACAGACGCTTCTTTCTCTCTGGAAGGAAGCAAGGACACGTTTCTCCACTCAATTAATAAGCCTTCAATCCCAGGACCTGATTCGAAAATTGCCCCTCACACAGAATACTGTGGGATTCCTGATCAGGCATATTGGAGATGTGGAATTGTTATTTGCCAAAAACGTTTTTGGAAGTAAGCTCTCAGTGAGCGCAAAAACATTGATCGCTCAGCATGATACAGGGGAATGGACGGATCTGGCCAGCCTGCTTGAATATGTGTCTCATTCAGCCGAAGCGTTGGAAATCGCTATTGGACTGCAAAGTGATCAGGATTGGGATACTGAGATTGTAACCAAAGAGTTTGGGGTGAAAACGAAAGCGGAATCGCTTGGAAGGATCATATCTCATACTGCACACCATGGCGGGCAACTGGCCATTATCCTCAAATATGCAGACGGCGCGAAATAGCCGGGTTCAGAATTTCAATTGATGTCAATTACCTGCTCACTACAAAATTGCGATTTACCTTGCGACCAGATCAATTGTGCCAGCCATTGGCCTTTTTCTAAAATCTCAGTAGAAATGGCGTGAATCGGTTTACTGGTCGGGGCGATCTTGAAAGAGAAGTTCTCAAGACTTTTAGAAGATTTTGAAAATACGATTTCAGCTTTTGTAAAGTACATCGGTAAAACGAATGTTACTTGTTGGGAATTGGGTTGGTAAGTCATATCGTGGGAGTGTGGAAATATTAAATAGAAATTGAGTTAAGCCTTGCTATCAATAGGACAATATTATCGCTGCTGCCAATCATATGTAATGATCCTGGTAGCAGCCAAATATGATATTTCTCATGAGGACCGGTTTGCATCGAAGTTTTATACATTGATTATCAAAGCATGATTGTGATCAGCCGAAAGGCAATCTAATATCATTACGTAGTAGCTGTTCAGATGGTAATTTGGTAGATCATTTATCTGATCCCGATAACTCATGAAACGACTGGTATATCTTCTGGCAATCTTTGCGATGGCATGCAGCCCGGAAATCCGGATCTACTCTGATTATGACAAAGAATTTGATGTGGCGCAGTTTCGTACCTATCACTGGTCGAAACCTTTGGCCGACCAGGAGTGGTACCCTTTATACTATAATGAAATGACTGACAAAAGGATCAGATCAGCGGTAAATGACCTGTTAGCAGTACGGGGTTACGTGCTGACCGATAGCAGCGCTGAGCTTACACTGGATTACACGATCACTGTTGAAGAACGATCGGTATTCTTGCCGGACCCTTATGGGTACATGTATTGGGATTATTATATGCGGTCAAGACCCGATGTTTTTAACTATCGGGAAGCCACTTTGGCACTGGAAGTATCAAATGCATCGGACGGGCACCTCCTATGGCGTGGGTGGGCAGTAGGAGTCCTGGAAGTTGTAGTTTATGAAAGCGGCGATGTGGAGGTAGCGATCCGGTCTGCCTTAGCTAAGATTCTCAAGGACTTTCCAGACTCAGTAAAAAGACAAAGTGTAGATATGCCGATCAAAATACACTAATAGAAATTAACGGAATGGTGTAAGTTCTTTTTGTCGAGGTTGAACAGGTCTTGCAGGGCCTGGACTAATATTTCTGGCTCACCTTGTTTGCACGCCTGTTTAAGTTGAAGAACGGGTTGTTTGATGATCTTCTGAATGATACTGCTGGTGATTCGTTCCACGTTTTCAAGCTCTTGTGGCGACAAGCCCTTTGTAGCTCGGGCAATTTCCTGGCTCCGGATCTGCTCGAGGGCCTGCTTTAATTGTTGAACCACCGGTTGCATGACCATCTGCTTTGACCAGTCATCAAAATCGGAAATGGCCTCTGAGATAATCTGATTTACCATTGGGATCGCCTGCATTCTTTGTGCCAGGCTTTCGTCAGTCCTGGCGCGTATCCCATCAATGTTATAAATTAAAACGCCGGGGATATCCTCTACATCCGGGCTTACACTGATTGGTACCGACAGGTCGATCAGGTATTTGAAAGTGTAGCTGCCAGACCGGCCCAACATATCTTTTGTGAAAAATGGTTTATCCATGACAATGGAGGAAATGATCACATCGGCGGCAGCAATCTCGCCTTCCATCTCATCAAAATCCGCAGTCCTGTGGCCATATTTTGAGCCGAGCTCTTCGGCCTTGCTTTTTGTCCGGTTGACTAATGTTACCTGGGTGCCTGGTGGAAGGTTCTTGACCACATCGGTACCAATTTCTCCCAAGCCCACAACCAGGATTTTTGGATTCTGCACCAGACTTTTTAGAAGTTCTACGGTTGCGTAGGACGCAGAGCAGGCTCCGTCCCGGAATGCTGTCTGTTGGACCACTCTCTTATTGGCGAAAAATATCGTGTGTAGAAGCCGGTGAAGGAAAGGGCCAGCCAGATCAAGGTCGATACTGCATTGGTATGCCTGCTTGACCTGGTTTATAATCTGCATATCACCAATCACCTGGGAGTGTAAGCCCAAAGAAACTTCAAACAAGTGCTGAACTGTATCTTCTTCGCAGACAAGCTGTTTAAAATAGCTCAAATACTTCTCAGTGTGATTTATCTGTTTTTCAATTAACAAGAGCTTGATGATGCCCTCGTTAAGATCTTTGGATGATGAATAATAGATCTCTGTCCTGTTGCAGGTCGAAAGCACCAGCAATTCGCTGACCAGAAAATACTCCTTTATCCGCAGCATGAGCTGTTTGGCTTCGGTGTCATTGAGCGTGAACAGCCCCCTGACATGCAAGGGCGCATTGCGATAGGAGAGGCTAACTGCCTTAAATAAATTAGGCATCGGCAATTTTCATCACAACGCGTCCCTGAATTTCACCTGCCTTCATATCAGTAAAAACGTCATTAATGTCCTCCAAACGGGCCGTAGACACGGTGGCTTTCACTTTCCCATCCAGGGCAAATTCTATTGCCTCGTGCATATCTTTTCTGGTGCCTACAATGGAGCCACGAATAGTAAAGCGGTTGAGTACTGTTTCGAAAATAGGCAGATCAAATCCGCCAGGGGGCAAACCATTCAATGCAAGGGTTCCTTTTCTTCTCATCACCGAAATGCCTTGTTTGAACGCGGTCGGCGATACTGCGGTAACCAATACGCCATGCATTCCACCAGTTTCTTTTTTCAAATACTCGCCTGGGTCGTCTTCCAATGCATTAACGGTCAAATCTGCTCCCAGACTTTTTGCAAGCTCTAATTTATCGTCTGCAATATCAATGGCTGCTACGTGCATGCCC
The genomic region above belongs to Dyadobacter pollutisoli and contains:
- the hemA gene encoding glutamyl-tRNA reductase, which encodes MPNLFKAVSLSYRNAPLHVRGLFTLNDTEAKQLMLRIKEYFLVSELLVLSTCNRTEIYYSSSKDLNEGIIKLLLIEKQINHTEKYLSYFKQLVCEEDTVQHLFEVSLGLHSQVIGDMQIINQVKQAYQCSIDLDLAGPFLHRLLHTIFFANKRVVQQTAFRDGACSASYATVELLKSLVQNPKILVVGLGEIGTDVVKNLPPGTQVTLVNRTKSKAEELGSKYGHRTADFDEMEGEIAAADVIISSIVMDKPFFTKDMLGRSGSYTFKYLIDLSVPISVSPDVEDIPGVLIYNIDGIRARTDESLAQRMQAIPMVNQIISEAISDFDDWSKQMVMQPVVQQLKQALEQIRSQEIARATKGLSPQELENVERITSSIIQKIIKQPVLQLKQACKQGEPEILVQALQDLFNLDKKNLHHSVNFY
- a CDS encoding S1C family serine protease; the protein is MGIVLILYMILAGCQRNAQEIAQNRSDPFASQQKSGHRKTVAGVSSSNVLSFRHAARMSTLATVKVKSIFPEVAPLPVPDFYYEFFNKDYVGPYRMPSGDGRQDNTGSASGVLISEDGYIVTNYHVINTAKSIEVILADRRSYPATVVGTDKATDLALLKIEAKNLPFIEFGNSDSAAVGDIVLIVGNPLNFTSTVTQGIISYKARDIAHSSKQWTLQSYLQTDGVVNIGNSGGALLDISGKLLGIVTAIASPNGVYAGYSFAIPVKVVKKTAADLRNYGQVRRGSFGMTAVEMDAETAAELKTSVVAGILIGSIENGGAADEAGLARGDIITSISGVTVESLAELSEVIACSYPGQRLLLKVVRNGRYIQNAIIL
- a CDS encoding DinB family protein; this translates as MELQLKTQTLLSLWKEARTRFSTQLISLQSQDLIRKLPLTQNTVGFLIRHIGDVELLFAKNVFGSKLSVSAKTLIAQHDTGEWTDLASLLEYVSHSAEALEIAIGLQSDQDWDTEIVTKEFGVKTKAESLGRIISHTAHHGGQLAIILKYADGAK
- a CDS encoding DUF4136 domain-containing protein, translating into MKRLVYLLAIFAMACSPEIRIYSDYDKEFDVAQFRTYHWSKPLADQEWYPLYYNEMTDKRIRSAVNDLLAVRGYVLTDSSAELTLDYTITVEERSVFLPDPYGYMYWDYYMRSRPDVFNYREATLALEVSNASDGHLLWRGWAVGVLEVVVYESGDVEVAIRSALAKILKDFPDSVKRQSVDMPIKIH
- a CDS encoding universal stress protein, which produces MKTILVPIDFSGPSEKALSVAKGIAAKTGAKLLLMYVYQPYISDIAIPETIYALPIYQQLEEQYRKQLNDHSEQAKKEGLTAEAIWRAEGIHDAIIRQSKESQADLIVMGRTGKGSFMDKLVGSSTTSIAKHASCPVLIVPAQTSKFSFEKIIYATQLEYEENEIIAQVTDLVKQLGATLTFLKVDAWTQPDIQPDGQFIDEIKAQFNLADNDIVVTKNQRVIHGIEAYCDQVQADLIIVSSRERGFLEEHLINPSLTKKLVLDTHLPLLVYHLKPDQ